TCCTCAACAATTTGTACGGAGTCGATATCGACGAAGGTGCTGTTGAGATCTGCAAGCTCAGGCTCTGGTTGTCGATGGTCGCTGATATCGAGGATGAACCGAGCGAGGTGGAGCCACTCCCCAACATCGATTTCAACGTACGACAGGGCAACAGCCTAATCGGTCAACTCGATACGGACATCGAGAGTAACGAAGACGGAGACAGCGATCTCGATTCTTGGGAGGTGAAAACTCGTTTTGAGGATGTGAAAGAGGCTATCGAGAAGCACAAGAAAGCGGAGACCAGTATTGAAGCTCAAGAATGGCGGAAGGAGGCAGAAGACAGAATAGAGGAACACCGGGACAAATTTGACGAAATCCTTCGGCGAGAATTCCAAGACGCTGGCTTTGACGACATAACGATCGAGGAAATTCGGGAGTGGTCCCCCTTCCACTGGCCGTTGGAGTTCGCCGACGTCTTCGAGAAAGGTGGATTCGACGTGTTCATCGGGAACCCACCATGGGACATGCTCTACGCGAATCGCGACGACTTCTTCATCCGCTACGATGAGCAGTTCCGTACCTATCCGTCGGAGGAAAAAGACGGTGTGATGGAAAACCTCCTCTCAAGCCCAGAAGTTGCGTGGGAATGGGAGGACTACAAGGGCTCGATGGAAACTCAGGCAGACTTCTTCACGCAGGGAGACGTCTACAAGCTCCAATCTCCGGTGGTGGGCGGTCGGACGATGCCGACAAAAAATGAACTGTCTGCTCTCTTTCTAGAGCGGGTCTTCAGACTCTCTCGAGACGGCGTGAGGGTGAGTCTGCTCCTCCCGGGAACTATCTTCGGTGGAGTGATGGGGAAAGACCTCCGGACACATCTACTGGATCACACAGACGTAGAGAATCTCATTGGATTCGAAAATAAGGGCATCTTTGAGGCGATTGACGATCGCTATCGATTTGCTGTACTGACGTTTAAATACGGAGGGAGGACGTCAGTACTTCGCGGCATCTTCAACCAGCATAACATGGACATCGTATATCGAATCGAGGAGGAAGCAGTTACTATCCCACGAGAGGTGCTTCTTAGCTACTCGCCTGAGGGGCGGATATTCCCTTCAATCACCTCACAGATGGAAGCAAGCGTCTTAGAGAAAGTGGTTGACCAACCGTCTTTGGGAGAAGGGGTGGAGGGGGCCTGGACAGTAGATATGCTGACGAAGGAATTTGTAGAATCGACTGACAAGGACCGATTACAGAATACACCTGAAGGTGCTGACTACCCAGTTTACGGGGGTAAAAATATCCATCAATTCCAGCACGATAATAGCCTCAATAGTGACTTAGCAGGTCCTGAGTACTGGAGTAAGGGACTCCAGGATCCGCCGAATAGTGCACAATATCGTGTCCGGGAAAAGAAGTTCAATAGAGGCCACCTGAAACGAGCAATCTACGAGGCATTCGGTGGGCCAGAAACCAGCAAGTCACAAGTACAATTCGTGGACGAACTCCTCAAGGAACATCGTGGCCACGGATTAGAAGAAGAAGATGTACTCCTTGATTGTGACGAGTATCGCGTCGGAATTCGAGACGTTACGAACTCCACAAATGAGCGGACGATAATCGCCACTGTACTCCCGAAAGACATCATCTGCCTCCATACGATTAACACGTTCAAACCGTTCGATATTAGGCCCAAAGAGGGACACCTCTCAGAGTCTCCGCTTCGGTCACCCTACATCCGGCGATTCACGGATCGGGAACTCTTCGTGGCGACTGGACTCCTGAATAGCATTGCGTTCGATTTCCTGATGCGGACCAAGGTCGAGACGCACATCATCAAGCGTGAGCTACTGGAATCCCAGCTACCACGCCTCACCGACGGAGATGACTGGTTCCATTATATCGCTGAACGAGCTGCCCGGTTGAACTGTTACGGGGAAGAATTCAAAGAAATTCGTGAGCGACTCAGCGGAATCGAGGCAGCGGTAGAAGATCAAGAGCGCAGAGAATTACAGGCTGAAATCGACGCGGCCGCATTCCACGCGTATGGCCTGGAACGTCGTGACGTGAAGTTTGTCCTCGACGACTTCCATCGCGTTGAGAATCCGAAGCTGATGGACGAGATGTACTTCGATCTGATCTTGGAGAAATATGATCTGCTGGACCAGAAGGGGCCCCTACCGTAGCTCCCGAATCACTGTCCGACAACCCCCAGCATACGAGCTTCGCTTGTACATCACTCTCTCCCATCAGTTTTGTCTGGTATTCAGTAGAGGCTTCAACGTTCTCTTCCAAGAACTCCTCAAGCTGACTGAGGAACTCCACAGTCGGCCACTCTGGGAAGGAGTCGTACTGCTCGTTCTGGCGAAAGATCTCCCGTAGAATTCGGTCTTCATCTGTGTTCGCCAGCTTTACCTCCTGCAGCCGCTCTTCGATGTCGGTAGCCCATTCTCCTAGCGTTTCGAACTCTTCGACAGGCGCCGGCTCATCGCCGTGATTCGGCTGAACGTAGTGACTGATGAAATCGAGGATCGTCTCCTGTTCCTTCGAGAAGGCCTCTCCCTGTTTGAAGGCTCCCTCAACCTGGCCTTCTCGAATCACCTCCAGACGCTCGTCAAGCACTGCTTGAATCTCCTCACGGTTCGACAACACCGTATCTGGATTTCCGGTGATCGGTTCGCCGTCAACTGAAGGGTCAATGTTGAGCGTGCTCACGGGCCGCTCTTTGACCTCGTCGGCGAAGGGCTTGTAGTAGAAAGCACGACGGACGCGACCAAGCGGGGACTCGTGGTCATCATCGTCGAACCAGAGGTGGGCAAGGGCGAACACGCCCGGACGAGGACCGGCATCGTGGTCAGTTACATTCGTGTAGAGGAATTCTCGTTCTTCGGGCGGGTCATCGAAGAAGTCCTCAGCGTACTCGAAGTCTTCCGCAGTCAGATCGTAATCCTCGTTCAGTTCTCGCTTCAGAAGGTACCGCTCGAACGCAGCATGTTCATTACTCCCAGCATTGCGGAGGAGCGGATTCTTGCTCGTGTCGTCGAGTTCATTCACGTCGTCAATTTCACGGGACTTCTGGAGAGAGTCCTCAATCTCGTCCACCTGTAATTCCCCGATTGTCTTCTCCGTGTCTACACCTGTCTTTTCGAGAATCTGGTCTTCGTTCGGATCGAGGATATTGTTCTCCTTTCCGACGATGAGCGCGATATCGTTGATTTTTGCCTGCAGGCGTTTCAGGAGCTTAATCGCCGCCTCGATGTCGCCGTCCGGGTAGAAGTTGTGGACGTGTTTCTCGGCGGTACTCCCGATCCGGTCGACTCGCCCGACACGCTGGACAATCCGCATCGGGTTCCACGGCAGGTCGTAATTGACCACCACATGAACGTCCTGGAGATTAACCCCTTCACTCAGCGTGTCAGTGGCCACTACGTACTGTAGCTCTGAGTCCCCCGACTCGGCGAGCGTTTGCTGGTAGCCTGACGCCTCGGGAGCAAAGCGTTGAATGATGTCCTGTTTATTCTCGTCGCCACCCTTGACGACGGCACTGTTCGCCTCTGTGAGTGGTGAATCCTCGTTGTCACAGAGGGTTCGATAGACGTAGTCTGCAGTTGCCCGATACTGTGTGAAGATGAGCACCTTCTGATCGTGGTTAGTGAGGACATCTGCAAGTCGGTCGATCTTCGGGTCGCGGAACTCGCGGAGTGAAAAGACGGCCTCGTAAAAGTCGCGTGTGGCGGGGTCGACTTCGCTCAGGTCACTATTCGGGTAGAGAATCGGATTCATCTCTTCTTCAGGAATATCTGGGAGGACACCAGCGTCGTGGTCAGCGAGCCATTGCCGCGTGGAAACCGCATAATCACTCACATCACCCGCATCACGGGCGACATCACCGATGAACTGCGAGAGGAAATACGAGAGAAGGGTGAGGTCCTCCCTGATGTACGTCTTCACCTCGCCGATGGTGGCGTCTGCCAGTTCATCTCCCTCGGTATCAGCTCCTTCTTCCGCTTGAATAGCGGTGGTATCGAAACCGAATTCTTCGAGTGTTTGTTCGAGATCTTCAGCAGCGTCGGCTCCTTCGACAAAGTCACCGAGTTCAGAGTCATCCCCTTCCCGAACAGTTCGGAGCATATCGATGTCTTCGTCCTCGGGAAGTTCACCAAGAAGGCCGAGAAGCTGGCGTTCGCTCTGATGTAGCGTCTCGATCGACTGGACGAACGCGTACGTTGAGGACTCGAGCCGTTTGAGGAGGTTCAGCTTGTAGAGGGCTTTCAGCGTGCTCCCCGCTTTCGGGTTTTTGACTGTGATGTGGGGAAGGTGGAGAGCGTCCATCACGTCGGGAAGCATCCGATACACTGGCTGGTAGGCCGCCGGCAGGGAGTACTGTTGCTTGTTGAGTTTCGGCGGCTTGAAGCTCATCTCGAAGTCTTCGCTGTCCTGAATCTGGTCTTTGACGTGCTTGCGCGTCCGAAGAACCATCACTTCGTTCAGGATATTCGAGATCTCAGAGGAGTGTCGCTGGAGCTGTTCAGTGATTTTCTGCTGTTCGTCGTCGCAAACCTCCTCTTTCCCGGCCGCGATTCGTTTTCGCGTCTCCGAGAGTTCGATGTATTCGTCGAACGCATCAAAGTCGAGTGATGCCTTGTTCCGAAGTTCCTCCGGGCTGGTGAACAAGCTGATGAGGTTCTTCAGGTCGGTAGCGCTGTTATTGATCGGGGTCGCGGTCAGCATGATCATCGTCTTTCCTCGGAGTTGCCTGAGATTCGCGTGTCGTCGCGTCCCCTTGTAGTCGTCATCGTGGTCCGGGTTCGGTCGCCACTTCCCGTAATTCCGGAACCGGTGAGCCTCGTCGATAAGCAGGACGTCGAACTCGTCTTTGAGATCCTGCACCTCATCGTAGGATAGATTCTGGAACTTACTGATACTCATCACATCAAGATGCGTGCCGTCCACCTCTAACCCGAAGTACGGATTGCCGTCTTCGTCAGTGTCGTGCTGGAGTAGGTCTTCCCACTGATCAGTCAGGTTGGCCGGGACAATGAGGAGACAGTGGTCGCCATGTTGGCGGTAGTCGTGGAGGAGTTCACCGCCAATAAATGATTTCCCCAGGCCGACCGAGTCGGAGACGATGCACCCGTTGAACTGGGAGAGCTTTTCCTTTGC
Above is a window of Halorussus vallis DNA encoding:
- a CDS encoding helicase-related protein, whose amino-acid sequence is MLSLPPLVDNANRTLEDAYKRIIPQIEEGRIATGYFYLSGFDLYREDLENLADPDELGHAPLRILMGRQTNRGTADEIGEGQNLKEELKREVRESISELNNAQIGRLDRLRDFIAEGEVSVRVRNPENGYFHAKGASFRAPLEDDEDWGQDEDEDTRPCATVVGSSNFTKSGHQNNIELNLTSQDRHKAEAFEEWYDNQWANAEEFSEEIIRIIENSDEYQDWKEQQEDESDKETSSEELGTYLEPFELYKLLAYDELSGNVNIRDSPLYYFQKLGYESAKEKLSQFNGCIVSDSVGLGKSFIGGELLHDYRQHGDHCLLIVPANLTDQWEDLLQHDTDEDGNPYFGLEVDGTHLDVMSISKFQNLSYDEVQDLKDEFDVLLIDEAHRFRNYGKWRPNPDHDDDYKGTRRHANLRQLRGKTMIMLTATPINNSATDLKNLISLFTSPEELRNKASLDFDAFDEYIELSETRKRIAAGKEEVCDDEQQKITEQLQRHSSEISNILNEVMVLRTRKHVKDQIQDSEDFEMSFKPPKLNKQQYSLPAAYQPVYRMLPDVMDALHLPHITVKNPKAGSTLKALYKLNLLKRLESSTYAFVQSIETLHQSERQLLGLLGELPEDEDIDMLRTVREGDDSELGDFVEGADAAEDLEQTLEEFGFDTTAIQAEEGADTEGDELADATIGEVKTYIREDLTLLSYFLSQFIGDVARDAGDVSDYAVSTRQWLADHDAGVLPDIPEEEMNPILYPNSDLSEVDPATRDFYEAVFSLREFRDPKIDRLADVLTNHDQKVLIFTQYRATADYVYRTLCDNEDSPLTEANSAVVKGGDENKQDIIQRFAPEASGYQQTLAESGDSELQYVVATDTLSEGVNLQDVHVVVNYDLPWNPMRIVQRVGRVDRIGSTAEKHVHNFYPDGDIEAAIKLLKRLQAKINDIALIVGKENNILDPNEDQILEKTGVDTEKTIGELQVDEIEDSLQKSREIDDVNELDDTSKNPLLRNAGSNEHAAFERYLLKRELNEDYDLTAEDFEYAEDFFDDPPEEREFLYTNVTDHDAGPRPGVFALAHLWFDDDDHESPLGRVRRAFYYKPFADEVKERPVSTLNIDPSVDGEPITGNPDTVLSNREEIQAVLDERLEVIREGQVEGAFKQGEAFSKEQETILDFISHYVQPNHGDEPAPVEEFETLGEWATDIEERLQEVKLANTDEDRILREIFRQNEQYDSFPEWPTVEFLSQLEEFLEENVEASTEYQTKLMGESDVQAKLVCWGLSDSDSGATVGAPSGPADHISPRSDRSTSRPSASDSQRDGSRRGQTSRHDVPGHTRGMRPRRFQPVILCALDLLPLPRFR